In one Vibrio sp. VB16 genomic region, the following are encoded:
- a CDS encoding cysteine desulfurase-like protein has product MSLYLPLNQTNVIGLRNQFPALGVRNNGRSPVFFDGPGGTQLPQSVIEGFGDYLSRGNSNLGGQFFVSESTVSLVDNCRKKAAALFGTASEDEIVFGANMTSLTFHFSRAVSQDWQPGDEIILSDADHGANRSSWAMAAKDKGVKVHYVPIKDASCNLDLDIFQSLLNDRTRLVAVTAASNLSGTIVDIKKVIELTKANGSVAFIDAVHLLPHQLLNVSQLDADFVVGSAYKFYGPHLGILYGRKALLEKYQPYKVEPAPAYAPNCWETGTLNFEALSAFSKAIDYLSSLGEGDNLRSKLESAYHNIHQYEASLTTYFLARLKEFPIIELFGNPTVNNRTATFALRFGDIDPSDVATHLGEHEIYTWSGHLYADRLTDALGVTQKGGILRVGLMHYNTKDEIDRFFSALSSVL; this is encoded by the coding sequence ATGTCTTTGTATTTACCGCTTAATCAAACCAATGTAATAGGTTTGCGTAACCAATTCCCCGCGTTAGGGGTACGAAATAATGGCCGTTCACCTGTGTTTTTCGATGGACCCGGTGGAACACAGTTACCACAGTCCGTGATCGAAGGCTTTGGCGATTATTTGAGCCGTGGTAATTCGAATCTCGGTGGCCAATTTTTTGTCAGCGAAAGCACCGTAAGTCTGGTGGATAATTGCAGAAAAAAAGCAGCGGCTCTGTTTGGTACTGCATCAGAAGATGAAATCGTGTTTGGCGCGAATATGACGAGTTTGACTTTCCATTTTAGTCGAGCGGTGAGTCAAGATTGGCAACCCGGCGATGAGATTATTCTCAGTGACGCTGACCACGGTGCAAATCGCTCTTCATGGGCGATGGCCGCTAAAGACAAAGGCGTAAAAGTGCACTATGTGCCCATCAAAGATGCCAGTTGTAACCTAGACTTAGACATATTTCAGTCTCTGCTTAATGACAGAACTCGTCTTGTCGCGGTTACTGCCGCGAGCAATTTATCGGGCACAATTGTCGATATTAAAAAGGTCATTGAACTGACTAAAGCAAATGGTAGCGTCGCATTTATCGATGCTGTCCACCTTTTACCACATCAATTACTTAACGTAAGCCAGTTAGATGCCGACTTTGTTGTTGGTTCAGCGTATAAATTTTATGGCCCGCATTTGGGCATTTTATATGGTCGTAAAGCACTACTCGAAAAATACCAACCATACAAGGTTGAACCAGCGCCTGCCTACGCTCCGAATTGTTGGGAGACTGGAACGCTAAACTTTGAGGCACTTTCTGCATTCTCTAAGGCTATCGACTATCTCTCTTCTTTAGGCGAAGGCGATAATCTAAGATCGAAGCTGGAGTCGGCCTACCATAATATTCACCAATATGAGGCGTCACTCACCACTTACTTTTTGGCCCGTTTAAAAGAATTTCCTATTATCGAGCTTTTTGGTAACCCGACAGTAAATAATCGTACCGCCACATTTGCTCTTCGTTTTGGCGATATCGACCCAAGCGATGTTGCGACGCATTTGGGTGAGCATGAAATATACACCTGGAGCGGTCACCTCTACGCAGACAGGTTAACCGATGCGCTCGGTGTGACTCAAAAAGGTGGAATACTCCGGGTAGGGTTGATGCACTACAATACGAAAGATGAAATAGACCGATTCTTCAGCGCGCTGAGTAGTGTGTTGTAA
- the deoC gene encoding deoxyribose-phosphate aldolase, producing the protein MSDLKKVALRALKLMDLTTLNDDDTDENIIELCKKAKTRVGNTAAICIYPRFIPAAKKQLLLQGTPNIRVVTVTNFPHGNEDTDIAVAETKAAIMYGADDVDVVFPYRALIDGNEKVGFELVRQCKAICGDVLLKVIIESGELKTSALIRKASEISIKAGADIIKTSTGKVPVNATPEAAEIMLSVIKEMGVEKTVGFKASGGVQTTEEAKLYLDMVDGIFGADWADDNMHYRFGASSLLVNLLHTLEEGEKGVEGAGY; encoded by the coding sequence ATGAGCGACTTAAAAAAAGTAGCACTGCGCGCACTTAAATTAATGGATTTGACTACTCTGAACGACGATGACACGGATGAAAATATAATCGAATTGTGTAAGAAGGCTAAGACAAGGGTAGGGAATACGGCCGCCATCTGTATTTACCCTCGTTTTATTCCTGCAGCTAAAAAACAATTACTTTTACAAGGTACACCAAACATTCGCGTTGTCACCGTGACAAACTTTCCTCATGGGAACGAGGATACTGACATTGCGGTTGCGGAAACTAAAGCGGCAATAATGTACGGTGCTGATGATGTCGATGTCGTGTTTCCATACCGTGCGCTGATAGACGGAAACGAGAAAGTAGGCTTTGAACTTGTTAGGCAATGTAAAGCCATCTGCGGTGACGTTCTTCTCAAAGTTATCATTGAATCTGGTGAGCTGAAAACCAGCGCATTGATCAGAAAAGCGTCTGAGATTTCAATCAAGGCAGGGGCAGACATCATAAAAACATCAACCGGTAAAGTGCCTGTTAATGCCACCCCGGAAGCGGCTGAGATTATGTTATCGGTTATCAAAGAGATGGGTGTTGAAAAAACGGTTGGCTTCAAGGCATCTGGTGGTGTGCAAACCACAGAAGAAGCAAAACTATACTTAGATATGGTTGATGGTATTTTTGGTGCCGATTGGGCTGACGATAATATGCACTATCGTTTTGGTGCCTCTAGCTTACTTGTTAACCTACTTCATACGTTAGAGGAGGGTGAGAAAGGTGTTGAAGGGGCGGGTTACTAG